A window of Longimicrobium sp. genomic DNA:
CGCGACGCGGACGAGCTGGCGACCCGCATCCGCGGCGAGTTGGGCCGCCGGGGTGACAGCGACGCCGCGCGCCAGGTGGAGCGCAGCGCGGTCCGCGCCGCGCGCCCCAGCAACCCCTGCGGCGACGACGACACGCGCGTCGCGGCCCTCAACGCCCTCATGGGGATGGACTCCGACCGCGCCCTCCCGGTGCTGGAGCGCGTCCTCGCACGGCGCGACGAGTGCTCCGCGGAGCTGAGGGAGAAGGCCGTCTTCATCGTATCGCGCATGGGCGCGCCGGCCGCGGAGAACATTCTGATGCGCGTCGTGCGCACCGATCCCTCGTCGGAGGTGAGGGAGCAGGCCGTGTTCTGGCTTTCGCAGTCGGGAACGGAGCGCTCGCTTCAGCTCATCGAGGAGATCCTCCGCACCTCGAACGACATGGAGCTGCGCGACAAGGCGATCTTCGCCCTCTCGCGCCACTCGAGCCCGCGCGCGGAGGCGGCGCTGCACGCATACGCCGAGGGCGAGGGGAACCCGGCCGAGCTGCGCGAGAAGGCGATCTTCTGGATCGGCCAGCGCGGCACCCCGCAGAGCGCCTCGTACCTGCGCACCCTCTTCGGCCGCACGCCGAACGCGGAGCTCAAGGAGAAGCTGGTGGCCGCCCTGGCGCACAGCCGCGGCAACGAGCGGTTCCTGTTCAACGTGGTCGCCGACGCGTCGCAGCCGGGTGACGTGAGGAAGCAGGCGCTCTTCTGGGCCGGGCGCGCGAATGGGGTCACGAGCGCCGAGGTCGCGTCCGTTTACGACTCGCTGCGCGACCGCGAAATGAAGGAGCAGGCCATCTTCGTCCTGGCGCAGCGGGGCGACTCCGGCGCCGTCGACAAGCTGATCGCCATCGCGCGCCGCGAGCCCGACCGCGAGCTGCGGGAGAAGGCGGTGTTCTGGTTGGGCCGCTCCCGCGACCCGCGTGCCGCGCAGACCCTGGCGGAGATCATCGGATCATGAAGACGATCGTGACTCGCGCCGCGCTGGCCGGCGCCCTCCTGCTCTCCGCCTGCGACGCGCAGGCGCAGGACGCTCTCGCCCGCCGCGTGGCCGCCGCTCCGGACGGTGAGGTGCGCATCTCCTTCGCGTCGAAGCCAGGGGTGTGCGGGTGGGAGGAGGGGATCTCGACCGGGCGCGGGACCAGCGAGGGCCGCCGCACCGTCGTCAACGGCACCGGCTGGCGGTCGGAGGAGTGCATCGAGGGCCCGGTGCGCGTGGCGCTGACGAAGCGCGGCGGCCGCGTGACCGACGTCAAGACGCGGGTCGGGCACCCGTTCCACGACCGCGGCGAGCGCGTCACGGACCTGGGGACGGTGGAGCCGCGCGAGGCATCCGACTACCTCCTCTCCCTCGCGGAGCGCGGTACGGACGCGAGGGGCGGCAAGGAGGCCATCTTCCCCGCGACGCTGGCGCAGGGGGCGACCACCTGGCCCGCGCTGCTGCGGATCGCGCGGCGCGAGTCGATCCCGTCGGAGGTGAGGAATGGGGCGGTGTTCTGGCTCAGCCAGGAAGCGAGTGACGCCGCCACCCGCGGTCTCCAGTCGATCGCGGACGACGACGGCGACCAGGAGGTGCGCAAGCAGGCGGTCTTCGCCCTTTCGCGCCGCCCCAACGACGAAGCGGTCCCCGCGCTGATCCGCATCGCCCGCACCCATCGCGACCCCGAGCTGCGCCGCACCGCGCTGTTCTGGCTGGGGCGTTCGGAGGATCCGCGCGCGCTGGCGCTGTTCGAGGAGATCCTGCGGTAGGGCCCCCACCCCCGCTCGTCACCTCGCGGCCCCTCCCCCAAAACTGCCTGGGGGAGGGGCTGTTTGCGTGGGTTGGTGCGCGCCTGCGGGGTTCGCCGCGGGGGAGGGCACGGGCAGCCACGTGGGGCGGCCCCTACAGGGTGGCGGTGCGCGTGGCGGGGTGTGGTGCGCGGGAAAGGGTGGGCAGACACGTGGGTCTGCCCCTACGATTTTCCACGGGGAGGGCCGAAGATCGCGTTGAGGCCGTAGGAGCAGAGTTGCTGCAGGCGGTCCGGGCGGAGGTTTCGGTCGGCGGGGATGCGCGCGGCTGAGCGGATGATGTCGTCCACGGCGCCGAATTGCTTCGCGGTCAGTTCCGGGATGGTTCGTCCGATTTTCGGGGGCAGCGTAAGGAGGAGCGAGGATGTCCAGAGGTCGCGGAGGGTGTGCAGCTCGTTGCCGAAAAGCTCGAGTGTGTCGTGGATGTAGAGAGCGTCCTGCGCCTGTTTGTCGGCGGGACGCTTGCTTCGGATCAGGAGCTTCTGCGCGATGAAGCTGACCGGGTTCGCGATGGAGAGATCGACGGGGGGATCGAGGGGGATCGGCGCACCTGGGCCAAGGCGCACCGACCAGGGGTCGGCCAGGAGCAGATCCACGTGCCGAAGCTTCTGCGCCGTGATTCCGGCCTTCCGGAGGGTGGCATCCGGGGTGCCGTCGCGGCGTACTCCGCCGCCGTGCAGCGGGGTGAGGAACTCGGCGTAGAATCCCTGGCCCTCCTCGTCGCCGAGCTGGTAGTGGACTACCGGCGGAGTGTGGTCGCCGCGGAACGCTTCCTGGAAGTTGGCGGCGCGCAGTGCTTCGCGGATGTCTCCGGTGAGTGGCGAGCGTCCCGAGAACGCCACGTCCGCGTCGAGCGTCATCAGCGGAGCGTAAAGCGGGGTGCCCGCCAGCTCGTGCAGCCGGTGCAGACGGTGCGACCAGCCGCCCACGATCACCAGGTGGCCGAGCCAGGGGCGAAGCGCGTCCACGAGCCGCGCAAACGAGTCCACCTCGCTCATCCTTCCTCCGGCCCGGAGATCAGCGGCTCCAGTACGCGGCGGCGGATCGCGTCCGCCTGTTCCGATCCGCGCGACGGGTGCAGGGAAACGTCGAGCCAGACCTGGATGGCGTCGCTGGCCCACACGCCGCCTCTCTCCACCATCCCCCGGAAGACCGAGCTTCCTGGTGGACGCTCACGCAGGATCAACGTGGGCGCTTCGTGCCGCTCGGCGGGGACGATGTTCTGCCGGGCCGCGCCGCCTGCGAACGGGTCGCGCTGCACGTAAACGTGGGGTGGGACGCCGTGCACGAAGCCCAGATTAAGCGCGTCCGCGGCCGCGAACAGGCCGAGACACCCCTCGCCGTTCTGCGCCAGCCGTGCGGCCTCCGCGCGCGGGTCGCCAATCAGCACGCGAGACGGCATCTCCCGTCCAGGCCGCGAGGCGGAGTGCAGCCACCGTTCGAACAGCGGCTGCCGCCGTACGAGGCGCAAGTAACGCCGCGACTCGTCCATTTGCCCCTCGCGGACCAGCTGCCGCGTGAACCGGTACGCCACCGATGCCGACACACGTGCCGCCTTCGCCAGCTCGGACGCATTCCGGTAACGGCCGCGGGGTGCCGTCAGGAGCTCTTCCGGGAGCTCGGGCGCGAGCAACACCTTCAGCAGCCACTGGTTGAGATCGGAGAAGAGGTCCGCGTGCGACGCAACGGCCACGCGGACGCTCGCGCGTGGCGCGTCAGGATCGGCGTTGAGCGTTTCGAGGCCCTCACCCCGGAAGCGCCGCAACCCCGCGAAGTCGATCACGCCCGCGGCTGTGTCGGGGGCGTACTTGGAGGCGAATTCCAGGACTGCGTCCGCCGCTTTCGAAGAGATCTTGGGTGCCGCCACAACGGCCAGTGCCCGCCGCGCACCGCGCCGGTGCGACGCCTGAAGGCACGCCTGTGCCCACAGGGGGATGAGGCGGTCGCTTCGCCCCTCCGCTCCCGCCTTTACCTCGACCACGTACCACGGAGAGTCCGCGCTTTGACGCGCAACGAAGTCTGCTGCTGCGCGTTCCACCGTCCACCCGGCCGACGCGAACGCCTGCTCGAGCAGCTCCCCGAACCGCCGTTCGCGGGCGCGCGGTTCCTTCGCATCCGCGACCATTCGCCCCTCCGCGAAAAAGTGTCGCGGCCAAGATAGTTGTCTTGGCCGCGACACAACAGTGTATTCTTCCTTGAGCAACTACCGCTTCCCTTCGATCTCCGCGCGCAGGCGAAGGAGGGCGTCTTCGGAGGTCACGAGCTCGTCGCGGGCTTCGTTGAGCTGGTCCTGCTGGACCTGCACGAAGCGGCGGTAGGGGGCGATGCTCTCGTTGACGCGCTCGGTGCTGTCACCGATGGCGCCGTGGACCTGGCGCGTGAGGGCGTCGCGGAGGCGGGTCCGGAGGTCGGAGATCTTTTGCGTGAACTCGGCCTTGGCCTGGCGGCGGCGCGCGGGGATCACGTACAGCCCCGTCGCCGCCAGGGTGGTCGCCAGCACCACGCCCGTCACGTCCGCCACGGCGCCGGTGAGGAGCGCGGTCATCAGCACGCCGAGGCCCATCCCCGCGCCGGCGAACATCGTCATGCCGGACGAGGAGCGCACCTCGTCGGCCAGCTTGCGGCCCTCCGCTTCACGGTTGTAAGTGCCAACCGCTTCGCGCGAGGCTCGGCCGATGGAGTCGAGCAGCGCCTGGCGGTTGTACGAGAAGTTGCCGGTCACCTCGCCGATCATTCCCTCGCGGTGGCGGGCGATCTGGCGGCGGTCGATGTAGCCGCTGATGTCCTGCCACAGCTTGAGGTTGCGCTCCACGATCCAGTCGATGACGCGGCCCACTTCGTCGTCGATGTCGCGCGGGGTGTCGCCCACCACGTCGCGCTCGAAGTCGCGGCGGATGGTCTCGCTGTTCATCAGCTCGCGGATGCGGCCGAAGCGGATGCGCTCGTCGAAGAAGTTGAGGCCGCGCACCTCCATCTCCGAAAGGAGCGCGTCCATCCGCCCCAGCCGCGGCTCGAAGTCGCGCAGCATCTCCTGGTGGAAGGCGCCGAGCTGCGTGTCGATGTTCTGGAGCGTGGAGACGTCCTCGGCCAGCATCTTGAGCCGGTCGAAGGCGGTCTCCTTGTACTTCCGCGCCAGCGTGAGCCCCACGTTGAGAGGGTTGAGGAGCTTCAGCCGGACGCGCTCTTCCTGGTCCAGCGTGTTGAGCAGGTAGTCGTCCACCGCCGCGAAGCCGCTCTCCTTGTAGAGCGCGTCGTCGTTCTGCTCGCGCGCTTCCTTGGCCTGCCGCGCGGATACGGGAAGCACCAGCGCCGGCTCGCCCAGCAGCCGCTCCGCGTTCTCGCTCACGAAGGTGGTCACCTGCCGCCGGTCCATGGGGTCCTGCAGCAGGTCGATCTTGTTGAGGATGAAGACGATCTTCTTCCCCCAGGTGCGGATCTGCTCCAGGAAGCCGCGCTCGCTTTCCGTAAAGGGGCGGTCCGCGGAGGTCACGAAGAGCACGAGGTCCGAGCGGGGCACGAAGTCGCGCGTGAGCTCTTCGTGCTCGCGGATGACGGCGTTGGTGCCCGGGGTGTCGACGATGTTGAGGTCGCGCAGGATCTCGGCGGGGTGGCGCCGCTCCAGGAGGTACGCCTCCACCATCTCCTCGCCCGGCTCGTCGCCGTGGCGCACCAGGTTGATGCGGTCGGTGGTGGGGGTGACGCCTTCGGGAAGGATCTTCTCGCCGAGGAGGGCGTTGATGAAGGAGCTCTTCCCCGAGTTGAACTCGCCCGCGATCACCAGCAGGAAGAAGGAGGAGAGCGCCTCGCGCGCCTGCTCGAAGTGGCGCAGGTCGTCGGCATCGACATCCGTGCCGAAGCGCCCGAGCGCGGTCGAGAGGCGGTCCAGCAGCTCGCGCTCGCGTGCGCGCAGCTCCAGCTCGCGCTCTCCCAGCAGCCGGTTTCGCCGCCGCAGCAGTCCCAGCGCCATGCTCGTTCTCCGCGTGTCCGTGGCCTCTCGCTCCCCAATCCCGCGGAGAGTAGCAAACGCGGGGCCGCACGTCGCAAAAGCACGCGATGTCGCTTGTCTCACGCAGAGGCGCAGAGACGCAGGAAGAGAACAACAGAGAAAATCATCACACAGGGGGAGGCCAGAGATGAAACAGAAAGCCACAGAGAAAACCTTTAGCGGTTCTCTCTGTGGCTCTGTGTGAGCTATGCAGTTGCAGCTCTCTCCTGCGTCTCTGCGCCTCTGCGTGAGACTTCAGTGTCTCCGTGAGGCGTTTTCAGTCGCCCCAGGCCGGCTCGGGGGCCAGGCCGGCGTGCTCCTGCTCCTCCTCGATCTCAGACTCGCGGGCCGGCGACGTCAGCTTGCGCTTCACCCATCCGCCGAAGTCGTCGAAGTAGGTATAGGCGACCGGCACCACCAGAAGCGTGAGGAGCGTGGAGGTGATCAGGCCCCCGATCACCGCGCGGGCCATCGGGGCCCGGAAGCCGCCCCCCTCGCCCATGGCCATCGCCACGGGGAGCATGCCGAAGATCATCGCCAGCGTCGTCATCATGATGGGACGCAGGCGCACCTCGCCCGCCTCCACCAGCGCCGTCCAGCGGTCCTTGCCGTCGGCGCGGCGCTCGTTGGCGTTGTCCACCAGCAGGATGGCGTTCTTCACCACGAGCCCCATCAGCATGATCAGCCCGATCATGGACATCATGTTGAACGAGTCGCCCGTAAAGAGCAGCGCCAGCAGCACGCCGATCAGCGAGAGCGGCAGCGACAGCATGATGGCGAACGGCTGCGTGAACGACTCGAACTGCGACGCCAGGATCAGGAAGATGAGGATGACGGCCAGGATGATGGCCTCCAGCACGTAGCCCACCGTCTCCACCATCTGCTCCGTCTCGCCGCCGAGCGTGACCTGGTAGCCGGCGGGCATGCGCACGTCCTCCAGCGCCGCCGTGATCCGCGACGAGGCCTCGGAGATCGAGAGCTCCGGCGCCGTGCCGGCCGAGACCGTGGCCACGCGCTCCAGGTTCTGCCGGTCGATCTGCGAGGGCGCGGTGCCCTGCACGATGCGCGCGACCTGCCCCAGCGGCACCGTCACCGCCGCGCCCGCCGCGTCCCGCCGGCCGGTGGCCACGGGGAGCGAGGTGAGGCTGGCGAGCGAGGTGCGCTGCTCGGGGGCCACCTGCACCACCACGTCGCGCTCCTCGCCCGTGGGGTCCTGCCAGGTGGTGGCCGTCTGCCCCGCCAGGAGCGGGCGGACGGTGCCCGAGATCTGGCCCACGTCCAGCGCCAGCTCGTTGGCCACGTCGCGGTCCACGTCGATGCGGAACTCCGGCCGCGGCGCGCCCAGGGAGGTCTCCACGTCCACCACGCCGGGGATCGCCTTCATCTTCGCCGCGATCTGCCCGCTGATGCGCTGCAGCTCGGCGACGTCGGGGCCGCGCAGGTTCACCATGAGCGGCTTCTGCGCGCCGCCCACGCCGCCCGCGTCCAGTACGGCCACCGTGGTGCCGAAGTGGCCGCCCAGCGCCCTGCGGGCCGCCACCATCAGCTCGTCCTGCGAGCGCTCGCGCTCGGCCGGCTTCACCAGCTTCACGTACACGTTGCCGCCCGTGACGGTGCCGGTCACGCCCGCGCCCACGGTGGTGTAGGTGTAGTCCACCCCCGGCAGCGCCTTGATCCGCGCGCCGATCTCCTCCGCCCGCTGCCGCGTGTACGCCAGCGACGAGCCCTCCGGCGTCTCGAAGGTGACGGCGAACTCGGAGTTGTCCGAGTCCGGCATGAAGCCGCCGCCGATGAGCGGAAAGAGCATCATGGAGCCCACGAAGGCGAAGAAGGCCATCGCCAGCGTCGTCTTGCGGTGGCCCAGCGCCCACTCCACGATTCCGCGGTACTTCCTGGCCTGCCGGTCGAACCAGCGGTTGAACGCCGCGATCCCGCGCGTGACGGGGTTGCGCGACGGCGTGTGCGAAGCCGAGTGCGCCTCCACGCCCCACCACGCGGCCAGCATGGGCGTGAGGGTGAAGGAGACGAAGAGCGACACCAGCACCGCCCACGCCACCGTCATTCCGAACTGGTAGAAGAAGCGGCCGATGATGCCGCCCATGAACGCCACCGGCACGAACACCGCCGCCACCGAAAAGGTGGTCGCCATCACCGCCAAGAAGATCTCCTTCGTCCCCACGTTGGCCGCGGTGAAGTGGTCCTTCCCCATCTCGCGGTGCCGCACGATGTTCTCGATCACCACGATGGCATCGTCGATCAGAATGCCGATGGAGAGCGAGAGCGCCATCAGCGACAGCACGTTCAGGGTGAAGCCCAGCACGCTCATCAGGATGAACGACGAGATCACGGAGACGGGGAGCGCCAGCGCGGTGATGGCCGTCGCCTTCCAGTCGTTCAGGAAGAGCATCACCACCACGATGGTGAGCACCGCGCCCAGGATCAGCTCGTGGATCACGTCGTCCACGGAGCGCCGGATGCTCACCGAGTTGTCGCGGATCACCTGGAGCTGCGTGCCGCGCGGGAGCGAGCGCTGGATCTTGGCGATCGCCTCGTTGACGCCGTCGGCCACCGCCACCGTGTTGGCGCCCGACACCTTGAGCACGTCCATGGAGACGGCGCGGGTGCCGTCCACCAGGGCGAGCGAGCGCTCCTCCTCGGTGCCGTACTCCACGCGCGCCACGTCGCCCAGGCGCACGGGCTGGCCCTGGCGGTTGGCGACGATGACCTGCGCGAACTGCTCGGGCCTCACGATGCGGCCGGTTACGCGAACCAGCTGCTCCTGCGACCCGCTCTCCAGGCGCCCCGCGGGGACCTCCAGGTTCTGGCGCTGCAAGGCGCCCATCACCTCCTGGGCGCTGACGCCGGTGGCCTGCATGCGGTCCGGCTGGATGAAGACGCGCACCTCGCGCTCCAGCCCGCCGGCGATCTGCACCTGCCCCACGCCGCTCACCGACTCCAGCTGCCGGCGGATCCCCTCGTCGGCCAGCGTCGTCAGCTCCGCGATGGGCGCGGTCTTCGACGACAGGGCCAGCGAGATGATGGGCTGCGCCGAGGGGTCGAACTTCTGCACCACCGGCTGCTCGATGTCCTGCGGCAGGGAGCGGCGCACCGCGTCGATGCGCGCGCGGATGTCCTGCGACGCCTGGTCGCCGTCGCGCCCCAGGTCGAACTCCACGATCACCTGGCTGACGCCTTCCAGCGAGATGGAGGTGATCTTGTCGACCCCTTCCACCGGGTTGAAGGCCTCCTCCAGCCGCTTGCTCACCTCCCGCTCGATCGTCTCCGGGCTGGCGCCGGGGTAGACGGTCTGCACCGTCACCACCGGGATGTCCACCTCGGGAAACTGGTCGATGGGAAGGCGCCGGTAGCCAAAGATTCCGAGCACCACCAGCCCCACCATCATCATGGTGGTGAAGACGGGGCGCCGAATGGCGAGGGCGCTGAGCCCTCCGCCCATGCTCTGTCTGTTGTCGCTCATGACGTTCAGCGCCCCCCGGCGGCGTTGCTGGCCCCGCGCACCACCACGCGCGCGCCCTCTTCGATCTCGCCCGGCGCCACCAGAACCCGCTCGCCGGCCGAGAGCCCCTGCGCCACCGCCACCATCCCGCGGGCGTCGTCGCGCTCGCCCAGCGTGATGACGCGGCGCTCGGCGCGGTCACCCTTGATCACCCAGACGAACGACTCCGCGCCCGCCGTGCGCACCGCCGCCGAGGGCACCACCACCGCCTGGCGCGTGGTGCCGGTGAGCACGCGCCCCGTGGCGAAGAGCCCGCCGATCAGCGACCCGTCCGCGTTGGGAAGGCCCAGCGTGACGCCGAGCTGGCGGGTGTTGGGATCGGCCACCGGGTCCACGCGCGACACGGTGCCGCGGATCACCCGCCCCGGCTGCGCGTTCAGCTCGAACTCCACGGGCTGCCCTTCGCGCACGGAGGCGGCCTGGTCCACCGGCACCTGGCCGCGCAGCTCCAGCCTCCGCGAATCGACCACCGTCAGCAGCACCTGGCCCACGCTCACGGCCTCGCCCGGCTCCACGCTGCGCTCGCTCACCTGGCCGGTGATCGGCGACACCACGCGCGTGCGCGACGCCTGCTCCGACGCGCCGGACGACGCGGCGCGCGCCGCGGCCACCTGGGCGCGGGCCGCCTGCACCTGCGTCTCCGCCGCGCGGAAGGCGATCTCGCTCATGGCGCCCGCCTCGTGGAGGGTACGCGCCGACTCCAGCTGCCGCTGCGCCTGCGCCAGCGCCGCCTGCGCGCCGGCCACCTGCGCCGCGGCGCCGCCGGCCTGGCTCTGGATTCCCTGCGCCTGGATGCGGGCCAGCAGCTGCCCCTGGCCCACGCGGCTCCCGCGGTCCACCGAGAGCCCCGCCACCACGCCCGGCACCTGGGCCTTCACCTGCACCACCCGGAACGGCTCCAGCGACCCGGTGAGCGCCACGCCGCCCTGCAGCTGCGTGGTGCCCGCCGCGGCCACGTCGGCGGGGGAAAGGACCACCTCGTCCCTGGCCGCCACCGTGTCGCCGCGCGCCTCCTCGGCCGATGCGCCGCCGCCGCCGCCGCACGCCGCCAGCGCGGCCGCCAGCGCCAGCGCCAGGGGAGCGCGGGCCCGGCGCCCGCGCGATCTGTCGATCGTCATCACCGTCTCCATTGGGTCGAGGTTGGGTTGCCGCGTCACGGTGCCACCGCTCCCGCCGTGGCGCGCCGCACGCGCGCCGTGGCGATGCGCAGGTCGGCCGTGGCCTGCGCCAGGTTGCTGCGCGCCTGGAGAAGCTCCAGCCGCGACTGCGACACTTCTAGCTGCGTGGCGAGCCCCCGCTGGTAGCGGAGCACCGTCAGGTCGTAGACGCGCTGCGCCGCCTGCACCGTCGTCTGCCGCGCGGCGATCGCCGTGCGCGCGCGCTCCGCCTCGCCGCGCGACTGCTCGTACTGGAGCTGCACGCCCGCGCGGAGCTGCGAGAGCTGCAGCCGGGCGCGCTCGGCCTCGATGCGCGCCTGGGCGAGCTCGGCCGTGCGCTGGCCGCCGTTGAAGATGGGCACCTGCACCGCCAGCGTGGCCGCCGCGTCGCCGCGGGAGGCCTCGTCGAATCCGAACACGCTGGACGGCTGCAGCTGCCTGCCGTAGTGCGCCTGCACCGAGACGCTGGGGAGGAACGCCCCGCGCGCGATGCGGATCTGCTGCTCGCGGATCGCCACCTGCCGCTCCGCCGCGGCGATGGAGGCGCGCCCCGCGGTGGCTTCGGCCGCCGTCAGCGCCGCCTCGGCCTCCTGGGGCGCGTCCAGCGGCGAGGTGAGCCGCAGCGGCTGGTCGAGCGGAAGGTCCAGGAGGCGCTTCAGCTCCAGCAGCGCCAGCTCGGCGGCGTTGGTGGCCTGCACCAGCTGCGGCCGCAGGTTGTCGCGCGACACCTGCGCGCGCAGCACCTCCAGCTCGGAGCCCTCTCCGGCGCGCAGCCGGAGCTGCTCCTGCGCCAGGAACGCCTCGGCCTGCTGCAGCGCGGCGCGGGCGAAGCCGGCCAACTCCTGCGCGAGCTGGGCCTGCGTGTACGCGTTCCTCACCTGCAGCTCGATCTCGGCGCGCCGCTCGGCCAGCCCCAGCTGCGCCGCGGCCGTGTAGTCGCGCGCGATGCTGAGCGCCGCGCCCGTGCGCCCGCCCGAGTAGAGGAGCTGCGATCCGCTGAGCGTGGCCGTGTACGTGTTCTCCTGCCCGAACGGGAGGCCGCTGAACAGCCCGCCGATCCCGGCGAGCCCCGCCAGCGGCGCGTTGCGCTCCAGGTAGGCCACGCGCTCCGCCAGGCTCGCCGTGCTGTCGGGCGAAAAGCGGAGCGAATCGGGAAGCGTGAACGCGCCCCCGCCGCCGAACGGCGACTGGAAGGTGCGCGTGTACGCCAGGTTTGCGCTGAGCTGCGGGAGCGCCCCGGAGCGGGCGGCGGTCACCTGCGTCCGCGCGAGCCGTACCTCGCTCTCGGCCAGGCGCACCTCGTCGCTCTCGGCCAGCGCGCGCGTGAGCGCCGCTTCCAGCGTCAGGTTCACCGTGTCGCGCGCCTGCGCCGGCAGCGCCCGCGGTGCTCCCGCGGCGAGCAGGGCAAGGAGGAGGATCGATCGTCTCATCTATCTTCTTCGTTCGAGAGTGTTCGGAAGCATCACCGCGCGGCCGCGGCGCCGCGCTTGAGCCGGCGCAGCGTGCGCTCCACGCTCCGCGTGGCGAAGGAGTGCAGCCGGCAGAGGACGCGGAACCGCTCGCCCACCACCGGGTTCTGCGCGGCGGTGGTTCGCGAGCCCAGGTCCGCCGCGTCGCGCAGCCGCCGCATCCACTCCAGGCGCCGCTCCAGCATCATCACCGCACCGTCGGGGCGTGC
This region includes:
- a CDS encoding HEAT repeat domain-containing protein codes for the protein RDADELATRIRGELGRRGDSDAARQVERSAVRAARPSNPCGDDDTRVAALNALMGMDSDRALPVLERVLARRDECSAELREKAVFIVSRMGAPAAENILMRVVRTDPSSEVREQAVFWLSQSGTERSLQLIEEILRTSNDMELRDKAIFALSRHSSPRAEAALHAYAEGEGNPAELREKAIFWIGQRGTPQSASYLRTLFGRTPNAELKEKLVAALAHSRGNERFLFNVVADASQPGDVRKQALFWAGRANGVTSAEVASVYDSLRDREMKEQAIFVLAQRGDSGAVDKLIAIARREPDRELREKAVFWLGRSRDPRAAQTLAEIIGS
- a CDS encoding HEAT repeat domain-containing protein yields the protein MKTIVTRAALAGALLLSACDAQAQDALARRVAAAPDGEVRISFASKPGVCGWEEGISTGRGTSEGRRTVVNGTGWRSEECIEGPVRVALTKRGGRVTDVKTRVGHPFHDRGERVTDLGTVEPREASDYLLSLAERGTDARGGKEAIFPATLAQGATTWPALLRIARRESIPSEVRNGAVFWLSQEASDAATRGLQSIADDDGDQEVRKQAVFALSRRPNDEAVPALIRIARTHRDPELRRTALFWLGRSEDPRALALFEEILR
- a CDS encoding GSU2403 family nucleotidyltransferase fold protein, whose amino-acid sequence is MSEVDSFARLVDALRPWLGHLVIVGGWSHRLHRLHELAGTPLYAPLMTLDADVAFSGRSPLTGDIREALRAANFQEAFRGDHTPPVVHYQLGDEEGQGFYAEFLTPLHGGGVRRDGTPDATLRKAGITAQKLRHVDLLLADPWSVRLGPGAPIPLDPPVDLSIANPVSFIAQKLLIRSKRPADKQAQDALYIHDTLELFGNELHTLRDLWTSSLLLTLPPKIGRTIPELTAKQFGAVDDIIRSAARIPADRNLRPDRLQQLCSYGLNAIFGPPRGKS
- a CDS encoding dynamin family protein; its protein translation is MALGLLRRRNRLLGERELELRARERELLDRLSTALGRFGTDVDADDLRHFEQAREALSSFFLLVIAGEFNSGKSSFINALLGEKILPEGVTPTTDRINLVRHGDEPGEEMVEAYLLERRHPAEILRDLNIVDTPGTNAVIREHEELTRDFVPRSDLVLFVTSADRPFTESERGFLEQIRTWGKKIVFILNKIDLLQDPMDRRQVTTFVSENAERLLGEPALVLPVSARQAKEAREQNDDALYKESGFAAVDDYLLNTLDQEERVRLKLLNPLNVGLTLARKYKETAFDRLKMLAEDVSTLQNIDTQLGAFHQEMLRDFEPRLGRMDALLSEMEVRGLNFFDERIRFGRIRELMNSETIRRDFERDVVGDTPRDIDDEVGRVIDWIVERNLKLWQDISGYIDRRQIARHREGMIGEVTGNFSYNRQALLDSIGRASREAVGTYNREAEGRKLADEVRSSSGMTMFAGAGMGLGVLMTALLTGAVADVTGVVLATTLAATGLYVIPARRRQAKAEFTQKISDLRTRLRDALTRQVHGAIGDSTERVNESIAPYRRFVQVQQDQLNEARDELVTSEDALLRLRAEIEGKR
- a CDS encoding efflux RND transporter permease subunit, with product MSDNRQSMGGGLSALAIRRPVFTTMMMVGLVVLGIFGYRRLPIDQFPEVDIPVVTVQTVYPGASPETIEREVSKRLEEAFNPVEGVDKITSISLEGVSQVIVEFDLGRDGDQASQDIRARIDAVRRSLPQDIEQPVVQKFDPSAQPIISLALSSKTAPIAELTTLADEGIRRQLESVSGVGQVQIAGGLEREVRVFIQPDRMQATGVSAQEVMGALQRQNLEVPAGRLESGSQEQLVRVTGRIVRPEQFAQVIVANRQGQPVRLGDVARVEYGTEEERSLALVDGTRAVSMDVLKVSGANTVAVADGVNEAIAKIQRSLPRGTQLQVIRDNSVSIRRSVDDVIHELILGAVLTIVVVMLFLNDWKATAITALALPVSVISSFILMSVLGFTLNVLSLMALSLSIGILIDDAIVVIENIVRHREMGKDHFTAANVGTKEIFLAVMATTFSVAAVFVPVAFMGGIIGRFFYQFGMTVAWAVLVSLFVSFTLTPMLAAWWGVEAHSASHTPSRNPVTRGIAAFNRWFDRQARKYRGIVEWALGHRKTTLAMAFFAFVGSMMLFPLIGGGFMPDSDNSEFAVTFETPEGSSLAYTRQRAEEIGARIKALPGVDYTYTTVGAGVTGTVTGGNVYVKLVKPAERERSQDELMVAARRALGGHFGTTVAVLDAGGVGGAQKPLMVNLRGPDVAELQRISGQIAAKMKAIPGVVDVETSLGAPRPEFRIDVDRDVANELALDVGQISGTVRPLLAGQTATTWQDPTGEERDVVVQVAPEQRTSLASLTSLPVATGRRDAAGAAVTVPLGQVARIVQGTAPSQIDRQNLERVATVSAGTAPELSISEASSRITAALEDVRMPAGYQVTLGGETEQMVETVGYVLEAIILAVILIFLILASQFESFTQPFAIMLSLPLSLIGVLLALLFTGDSFNMMSMIGLIMLMGLVVKNAILLVDNANERRADGKDRWTALVEAGEVRLRPIMMTTLAMIFGMLPVAMAMGEGGGFRAPMARAVIGGLITSTLLTLLVVPVAYTYFDDFGGWVKRKLTSPARESEIEEEQEHAGLAPEPAWGD
- a CDS encoding efflux RND transporter periplasmic adaptor subunit; translated protein: MTIDRSRGRRARAPLALALAAALAACGGGGGASAEEARGDTVAARDEVVLSPADVAAAGTTQLQGGVALTGSLEPFRVVQVKAQVPGVVAGLSVDRGSRVGQGQLLARIQAQGIQSQAGGAAAQVAGAQAALAQAQRQLESARTLHEAGAMSEIAFRAAETQVQAARAQVAAARAASSGASEQASRTRVVSPITGQVSERSVEPGEAVSVGQVLLTVVDSRRLELRGQVPVDQAASVREGQPVEFELNAQPGRVIRGTVSRVDPVADPNTRQLGVTLGLPNADGSLIGGLFATGRVLTGTTRQAVVVPSAAVRTAGAESFVWVIKGDRAERRVITLGERDDARGMVAVAQGLSAGERVLVAPGEIEEGARVVVRGASNAAGGR
- a CDS encoding TolC family protein, which encodes MRRSILLLALLAAGAPRALPAQARDTVNLTLEAALTRALAESDEVRLAESEVRLARTQVTAARSGALPQLSANLAYTRTFQSPFGGGGAFTLPDSLRFSPDSTASLAERVAYLERNAPLAGLAGIGGLFSGLPFGQENTYTATLSGSQLLYSGGRTGAALSIARDYTAAAQLGLAERRAEIELQVRNAYTQAQLAQELAGFARAALQQAEAFLAQEQLRLRAGEGSELEVLRAQVSRDNLRPQLVQATNAAELALLELKRLLDLPLDQPLRLTSPLDAPQEAEAALTAAEATAGRASIAAAERQVAIREQQIRIARGAFLPSVSVQAHYGRQLQPSSVFGFDEASRGDAAATLAVQVPIFNGGQRTAELAQARIEAERARLQLSQLRAGVQLQYEQSRGEAERARTAIAARQTTVQAAQRVYDLTVLRYQRGLATQLEVSQSRLELLQARSNLAQATADLRIATARVRRATAGAVAP